The following proteins are encoded in a genomic region of Mycolicibacterium rutilum:
- a CDS encoding DUF732 domain-containing protein: MKRLIAAIATATAALVLAAPAHADPDTDFANELHTYGIYGQKDYNAWIGKITCKRQRNGVDKSAHDSARFVQAQLDKEQDSTEQSYQFLAAALRFYCPDLLPILDQAR; the protein is encoded by the coding sequence ATGAAACGACTGATTGCCGCAATCGCCACTGCCACAGCAGCGTTGGTGCTGGCCGCGCCGGCACACGCCGATCCCGACACCGACTTCGCCAACGAGTTGCACACGTACGGGATCTACGGGCAGAAGGACTACAACGCCTGGATCGGCAAGATCACCTGCAAGCGGCAGCGCAACGGCGTCGACAAGAGTGCGCACGACTCGGCGCGGTTCGTCCAGGCTCAGCTGGACAAGGAGCAGGACAGCACCGAGCAGTCCTATCAGTTCCTGGCCGCGGCACTGCGGTTCTACTGCCCGGACCTGCTGCCGATCC